A region of the Myxococcus stipitatus DSM 14675 genome:
GGCGACCGCCGCGATGCCCGAGCTGATGGGCACGCTGACCCTGGCGTTCGCCAGGCTGCGCGAGGACACCCACGCCGTGATGAAGCTCGGTGAGAAGGTGAGCCCGGCGGCCCAGTTGCTGGAGCGGATGACGCTGCTCTCCCCGATGGAGCGCTCACTTCCACCGATGCCCCCTTCCACCCGCACGACAGTCCTGCGCGCCAGCGACGTGACGCCGGGCTCACGCACCGTCCTCTCCGCCGAGTGGGTGGAGCGGATGCGACAGCTCGTGCAAGCAGGAGTCCTCTCCCTGCCCGCGGTCAGCGCCGCGGTCCGCATCCACATCGGACAGGGGATGGACACGGCGGGAGCGAACAGGCCCGAGGCCCCGAAGCACCATGTCCTCCCGCGAGAGCACCGCGAGTGGTTCGAGCAGCGCGGCTTCAAGGGCGACACGGACATCGACCAGTTCTGTGTCCAGTTGGAGCAGCCCCGCCCCGAGGCGACTCCCGGAAGCAGGGACTGGAAGCTGGGTCACACGTGGCCCGGCGAGTGGAACCGGCTGGTCATGCAGGCCCTGCGCGAAGCAGAGCTCACGGCAGGTCGACGCTTGACGCGGGGAGAGGTCCTCCACCTCGTCGCGGGAAGGATGAAGGAGCACAAGGTCCCCAGGACCTTCGTCACCGGAAGCACTCACTGAACGAGGACCCACGCCCACCCACCAAGCCAACGCAACGCGTCACCAGGGGACAGCCTGCCTGGTGACTCTCCAGTCAGCGCTCCTTGGCATGCCAAGAAGTCAGGCCCCACACACGCAACAGGAACGCCACTCCACGCGACGCTGGGACGGAAGTGGAAACGTGGCATGTTGCGCCCGCGATGGCTGTCAGCGTCTTCGACCTCTTCAAGATTGGTATCGGTCCCTCGAGCTCCCACACGGTGGGGCCCATGCGCGCCGCGCGCACGTTCGTGCAGCGGCTGGCGGAGCATGGCCACCTGGAGAAGCTCACTCGGCTGAAGGTCGAGCTGTTCGGCTCGCTCGGCGCGACGGGCAAGGGCCACGGCAGCGACAAGGCCGTGGTGCTGGGCCTGCGCGGCGACACGCCCGAGGGCGTGGACGTCGAGTGCATCCCCGCCGTCGTCGCGACGTGGCGCTCCGAGGGCCGCATCAGCGTGCTCGGCCTGCGCGACATCACCTTCAAGGACGGCGAGCACCTGGTGATGCACCGCCGCCGCACCCTGCCCTACCACCCGAACGGCATGCGCTTCTCCGCGTTCGGCGCGGACGGCGCGGAGCTGGACACGCGCGTCTACTACTCCGTGGGCGGAGGCTTCGTCGTGGACGAGTCCGCGACCACCGGCCAGGACCCGCTGCGCGTGGACACGACGCCGCTCCCCTTCCCCTTCCAGTCCGCGGCGACGCTGCTGGAGCTGTGTGAGAAGGAGCGCATGTCCTTCAGCGCCATCATGATGGCGAACGAGAAGACCTTGCGCTCGGAGCAGGACATCCGCGCGGGCCTCCTGCGCATCTGGGACGTCATGCAGGCCTGCGTGCGCCGAGGCTGCTCCTCCAGCGGAATCCTCCCCGGCGGCCTCAAGGTCGAGCGCCGCGCGTCCGCCATGTACCAGCGGCTGCTCAGCCGCCCGGAAGCGGGCCTCACCAA
Encoded here:
- a CDS encoding L-serine ammonia-lyase, with protein sequence MAVSVFDLFKIGIGPSSSHTVGPMRAARTFVQRLAEHGHLEKLTRLKVELFGSLGATGKGHGSDKAVVLGLRGDTPEGVDVECIPAVVATWRSEGRISVLGLRDITFKDGEHLVMHRRRTLPYHPNGMRFSAFGADGAELDTRVYYSVGGGFVVDESATTGQDPLRVDTTPLPFPFQSAATLLELCEKERMSFSAIMMANEKTLRSEQDIRAGLLRIWDVMQACVRRGCSSSGILPGGLKVERRASAMYQRLLSRPEAGLTNPLTVLDWVNLYALAVNEENAAGGRVVTAPTNGAAGIIPAVLHYYWRFCPGANDDGVVRFLLTAGAIGVLYKENASISGAEVGCQGEVGSACSMAAGALAEVLGGTPLQVENAAEIAMEHNLGLTCDPIGGLVQVPCIERNAMASVKAINAARMALSGDGRHFVSLDKVIRTMRDTGRDMKDKYKETARGGLAVNVLEVANLSVGLPEC